In the Colias croceus chromosome 25, ilColCroc2.1 genome, TTAACgatgataaattttaattcctaaaaatatattatagatatggTCGAAAAATCGATTGTATACGCAGCAACAAGCAATAACGTTTGTACCAAAATACCATTTACTCCTTTTGTATGCTAATAACAAATCAATTAGTATGATAaatcatcaaataaataacgTTAATTTCCAGAGCAACAGTCGCGCAAGGTTACGCAACATTCTGGCGCAATGTGGGATCCCCACTCGTGGAAGTGGTGACACCAGACACGGATCTATCCCCACCGACCACTCAAAGCACTACGCCTAGAAACACACCACCTCCACCTCTTATTATGGAGTCTAAGGTAATAAGGGGATGACTTTATGTTGTAGTATTAGTTTATAGATTGGGGTAGAGGAAAGTATCTTTTTAGacgattaattttattgtgaaataatcAGGCTTTAGTTAGTACTTACGTACgttagtttaaaattaaaataacaacaattaattactaataaaaagtaaatagatacagaaaatatgtatttgtttctACAGATTTTTAGAAGTAGTATCTACTATTACATTATCCATTTATGTAATTCTGTTTGATTACTCATCTTATTTCATCTCAATTAAACCAATAAGAATAATTTCTACCAAACTCTTGTAACTTTTAAgtaattatcttatatataaaaatgaatcgcaaaatgtgttggtaagcgcataactcgaaaacgactgaacggattttgataattctttttttattatatttcttgaagtacgaggatggatcttatgtagagaaaacgtaaacatgtaccacgggcgaagccggggcggaccgctagtttttaataattttatattatttttcagccAAAGACAACCCCACCTCCCCTAGACGTAATATACCAAGGATGCGCGGACACAAAACTATGTTTCGGTGTCCCTCAAAATTGCATTCAAACTGGCAACTGCAAAGCGATTCTAGCAATATTTGTAGCTGGCGACACTTACACTTTCGAAATACAAGGCACAGATAATCCAAAATATGTTGCCGCTGGTTTAAGCGCAGATAATAAAATGGGCGATGACAGCGCTATGGAATGTGTCAGAAATGACAATGGacgaattaatttattcacttCCTGGACTTATCCTAAAGAGGAGCCATATGTGAAAAGATCAGATTCTCCTCAAGAAATTGTACAATTGCTAGAATCTTCTACGATAGATGGGAAACTGTATTGTAAGTTTAGAAGAGATGTGGTGTCCGTAGTGAAGGGACAAACGTTCGATCTAGCGAAGGACACGTATAACTTGATGGTGCTAGCTGGCAGTTCTATGAAAGGTATGTTTAACTCCTGTATTTTACTTCCGTTTAGTATTTCCGTAGGGCGATTATTAGATATCctaatctaatttattttataatgcagTTAGGATAACAAACTACAAACTTTGTGTTGCCATACTTGCGTGTCAGAAAACAATgccatagataataataaaaaagacctttaatttaaaaatttgtatagtcttgttttaaattaatgctGTAAAAGCGAGTTTCAATCAAACTGAACAtaactaagtacctaccttaatctttttcttttagtaatttatacataaacaattttaacacTGGTAGTTTCATGTGCTTTGctggtgtttattttttgaattgaAACTAAATACTTTAGGCGTGTTGaatgtaaaatttcaaggacGCGTCATAACAATACCGTCACGTGATGGATtgaggcgacgattttggtatctttgaatcttgccaaatgccaaagaagtttcacttctgacacgtgtgctcggcacacacacttctttttatattaaaaactcaattatttcatactagctttccacctgcGGCATCggccgcgcagtcaaagaaaaacccgcatagtttccgttcccgtgggtattccgggataaaacctatcctatgtcctttctcaggtatcaaaatatctctataccaaatttcatgcaaattggttcagtagttaaggcgttaATAATTCTCCCACAGACAAACTGCATGTGCAGTTTTGTGGGACTTAGACTTAAGTTattgtaagtaataatttgtaataataatttcaataaaataaaaataaaaaaaaatccaaaagtgcacgcctcataatctcatcctttacaataaaattgattatttatacactataaatataaaaaagaaataaaataaaacagttggaaaagtaaagaaagcggtaccgtaataattgagctatttttcttgtggccccacctagatgtgaaactgcgcaggtttaagggactgactaccaacttatttttttaaaccttggcttatagtataaagaatcgagtttataatggtgaattttgagtacactataaatataaaaaaaaaaataaagaatatatatagttagatatactaaaattatggagaacagtcgatattttttttttgtttatttaataacaattaaaccacatcgaatcagaccctgaaaaatgaaagggttctattcctgagcatactcaagcgtaagagaaaaaaaaaagactcgattagtaaagtatttcggtcgctatcgtgttaacaagaaaatcctccgcacatacagacacacggacgtccaagacagaacttctttaaactgttttttaactagtttaaataacaaaaatgacatcaaaaatatcatgaatgttaaaaatagtgttttttcttaatatgtgtgtgtatgtattatcttacaagtgcaatgtatgatacataaagacattttaagtttgaaaaatcagatgttttgcgcgaagtgacagtagtacgcatcgcttatgaggcgtgcaataaaaaaaacttatattgcAGACAGTGATCGCGTAGGTTTCCACGACCTAGCATACGAAGCAACCGGCGCCCCGCTCGCGCTCGCCACGGTGGGCACGGCGGCGCCGGCTTCCAAACTATTGTTGAAGTTACACGGCGCTTTCATGATTTTGGCCTGGTTGGGGTCCGCGTCGTTGGGGATTATTGTTGCCAGGTtagttaatacatattattgagaaaaaaaataactttgatATTCGGTCTGAAGATTAGATTTTTGTGTGCGAAACTGCACAATTATAGAAAAGCACGTAGTTCTTccaaaatcttatttttttttaataattttgaataaccCTAGCtaaactgttttattataataattaatcgaaCTCGTGAAGTGAATATCACAATGATtgatattgaataaaaaataaaaaaaaatgtaatgttaCAGATATTTCCGAAAGACATGGGTCGGCAAGACACTTGGTGGAAAGGACATCTGGTTCGCtgtaagtttaaatttatttttcgatttagttaaaatacacacattatttgttaatttaactGAAAGACAAGCAAAACAAAGCATGTCAGGagatttttaatctatttattatagttaaaattatataccatTCTgtcctaataaattaaaaaaatatatttatttattcgcaTTCCAGTACCACAGAATACTCATGGTACTAACATGGGTGCTAACAGTTGCTGGGTTCATTCTCATAGTCATTGAAGTTGGTACTATCGCCACTACGGGTGACAATCCGCACGCTATAACTGGGCTGATTACCGTTATATTGTGCTTTTTGCAACCTATTGGTGagttatttgatattttttgtttttttttttgttgtaaacaatatttaaaaagaaatttaattcgCATTTATGAtgttcttattttaataagttcaTATAAAAGTAgattaaaaaaagagtgtgtgtgccgagcacacgtgtcagaagtgaaacttctttagcaagattcaaagataccaaaatcgtcgccttactccatgacgtgactttataattttactctcagtgcgcctaaagaagtttcacttcacacacaaaaaaaatcatttatacttacatcacactacaaaaatactttaaaaaatctattaaatatttcaggtgCATACTTCAGACCGCACCCGGGCACCAGCAAGCGATCATACTTCAACTGGGGACATTGGTTCCTTGGTAACGCTGCTCATATCTTGGGAAGTAAGTTATATTTAaccttatatttaattatctaaGTAAAAAGTCGTTATTATTAACGATGATATTAGAAGTTTCCGTCGAATTCCTATGGTCTtcttatttaacaaaatatcgtttaaaatattgtctataggtaactatttatttatttcataacaagGTATCAACAGCTATGGTGAgataaagcaaaataaatttaaacatatatATAAGTTGTTATTATGAgttaatattagttttatcatattttatgaacacttgtaaatttttcattacaagagagaaacataatatttacatattgtttGACATaacgtttaataaaataatgatatttttcacttacaaaaacatttttttccagTTGCAACAATATTCTTTGCTGTGAACCTGCAAAAGGCGGAATTACCTTCATGGAGTATATTTGTTATGGCAGCATTTGTGGTGTTCCATGTTGTTATGCATGTCGTATTATCGGTaagatactttaaaaatacatgttacattactaaaataatacagtacatgaattttaaaaaatagttaaaaatacgattaaatttttaccaTTTAGGTCatctaaaaaaatagatttatagacaatttatcttttaaactaattaGTACCTATcaaggtacctatataaagtCTTGTGTATGAGGGTGTATAAACATTTTCTGCAATTCCGCAATTTcatgatctaaataaataccGACCTTAATATTAGAAACAAACTTATACCAAGTTTAAAAACTCGCTGTACAGCACCTCATCTCCGTATAGACAAAAAAATGTACTGtgttaaaaaaacttatatcaGCATACAAACCCAAACATTAAtgtgcaaaaaatattataattatatagaaaaatacGACAAAAATCACtacaaacttattaaaaagctaacaggtaataaaatacgattaaaaaaaaaacactttacCAACAATTCCCTTACAGCTAACAGTGTGCGTGTCAGAAGGACGCATATCAAACGGACGCGTGAACGCATTCCCTATGAAGGATATGCTCGGACCAAGACATGCCGCGGAAAGCGGGGATGCGCcggtaaattatatattaataatgtgCATGAAAAAATTACTCTATTGGAAAATTGTATGTGCATGtctttaaatatcaaaaaacaaaataaaaataacgcaTGACTTGtgcaaagaaaaaaaagtaacaCGCTTTGgcgagtttttttttttctcttcatGGCAAGAAGATGTGACTATTTGCCAGTGTTGCATGTCTTTATGctaaactataaaattaaaaaaaaaatacattatagtATGAATgtctctttttttaattaacttcatGATACTTTACTAACATTGTGAcgaatcaataaaaataatcaatgtaACATTGTTTGCATGTCTATATCTAACAATATTGGATTAATTAAGGTTTATGCTAGGTCTCaatttccaaaataataatggCAAAAACCTtgttatattacataaatatagattaaaaatcCATCCATTCAtgattttttcttcttttttcaGTTCTCCGGCTTCAGAAAACACCTCCTTGGAGTTTACGCGCCAATAATCCTGCTATTCGCGATTGCTATGATCTGTTTGGTTGCTCTTGCGCCAATCACCGACACTTATAGCAATATGATGGGATCTTAGATAcctgtatatttaatttaatattaatgcgacgaacaaaaatttatatattaattacaacaTTGACGTACCATAAAAAAAGTAGACTCacattagtatattattttaatcgttATCAAAAAATGTCCGAGCgccatttaataaaacattcattGAAATTTACACCTTATTTCGTGGCAGTAATGTTCAAAGTCTATTGTATCAGCCAttagaaaactctgcctatAACACGCATAGTTAGAGTTTAGCTTTGTACAATTTGTACAATTTGATTGTTAGTAGTTGTTTATTGTACGTCTCTTTACGaacaaaaatagaaaaatatactattCGAAATATGAACAGCGTCTAGATACCGCctcattttgaaaaaaaaatactaaactaGGTAGTAAATagacacatttttaaaatgactaTGAATTTTTTACGCCTTGTAGATATTATGTCGTAAttgttgataataaaaaattacacctTGATTGAACTGAACACCTTGTATTGCacaaaactgtaaatagattcataaattataagaaatgCGGGTAGGTTAATTAATTCAGATCATGTTACCGGACTTTTTAACATGAGAGGCTTTGTGAGTATAAAGTGTGGTCATATACGAAATCTTTTAATCTACTCGCACCTGAATCAATTTAGCTTTTACTGTGTTTTTTGaagtaatgttttaatataagtattttaaaatttttcagcgttatttctttatttttcaacataTTATCCAGTTTGTAATAGTGATAATTTACAGTGATAATTTATGATCTGATTTTTTACActtcagtatttttttattgtaatataatgcGCATGGatctttaatttatacaaatacttGTACTTAagaaatagttatttttatatgttactGTATAACAGagaaaacaatataattgtcgaaaaataatattaaatataggtatataaataaactatccGTCCCAAGTGTGAATTTGTAAGTTATAGAATCTCGTACCCATACGtgataatgtatttttacgttattgtttttaataacagTTGTACTTGATTGTAATATAGGTTAAtgttaatgtaatatttttgatgtattttatttaacactaagggccgattttacaatctttggttaaaatttatccgtccaataaagtattacacgaacattttaaaatgtcacctgtaaactgtaaaatatggacaattagaatacatttttgaaatggtggtttaatacgttattcgatgaataagttttaaccaaggattgaaaaatcagcccttaataaaattataatattaatatacaagtataagtaataaataacaatattaagataaaattgtaaataaatgacaCCAATGTTATATTtgctgttttatttatttgcctataacctttaaaaaaagaaataaagatGTGCAGACGAAATACAGTGTTTTGATCTGTGAGTTTTTTTACAACTTTACAAACACTTTTCCAAAGAACACAGAACTTTATATTGCATTAAGACAAAGAGAAGaagtattcaatttttaagtAGGAACAACATTGTTGGTAAATTAATGCAAATTCTGACAATACAGATTATTTCTGACGCTAAAGCTGGGTCTAGGTTTTTTAGGGTAAAGTTCAATACATTAAGTGTATTGAACATTAAAGAAAATGCACTATTTACTGCTATACTATGTAATGGTCTAGAAAAGCttttatatattcatataatattaaaaaaattggatcaaataaaaagatataaatattcaattacatttatttgattaaattttatatttacaataacattttaatttacaaactttacacacacatgataatattaagttCACGGCATTAACTATCTTCATTAGGTATTTGTGAGTCTTCAACAGTTCTAGACGCAGGCACATAAACTTTAAAAGAATATTCTGTACGAGGAAATGATCCAGGATTCACAACTTGGCAATTTTGGTAAGCTCTTGTATATGGCTGGAAATTGTCACCCACAACAATAACATCAGGCATCGGATATAGGCCTAATGCGTCTGCATGTTTCCAAAAAACAGGTTGTACACCTAATGATAGTGGTGATAAAGTACATTGACTCAGCAACGTCTTTGTTAAATGGTCAGGTATATCACCAGTTTCCGGAAAATGTATTGCATTCCTACACATCTTCGTTACTAAATCCTGCCTTAGAACAACTATTTCCTGTGTACAATACTGTATTCTACATGGATTTGTCGTAAATATAACAGAATCGCCTAATTTATCACAAATTTCCTTAGTAACAAAGTTTGGTAATGCTGGTCTAGGAAGAATATTTGGTGCAATTGGATCACTTCTGCCAGGCACAAATATGAACTTACATGTTTCTCTTAATTTTGTGAATGGATATATCACATCagctaaatttattaaagccGCTTTTAGTTGTGTACTATGCTCATAGCCATAGGGACAAGATAGAAACTCTCCCATGAACACTATTGCAATTGGCGGGAAGTCATTAAAACCAGAAAACATCGCTTTCAgctttgaaataacttttaaattatcaaaccAGACATCTGACAAGAATATAATCATACCGTCTTCATTTTCCTGTTCGATTTTGAGTAGGTTCTGTGAGTTTTTCAATAGGGACTTTGATTTGCCTCCAAATGTGTTCAAGTTGCCAAAATATGGCATTGAAGCTGCTCTGCTTTCAGATGGCGGTAAGACAAGGCCCATAACATGCAAAACTTTATCATCATAATAGCCTTCAGCCAATACAAAACTATTTTCTGTGAATAGACCAGAATGATACCTTGTCTGTGTCATGTCTAAAAGTACACTACCAGTAGGGTCTTCtagataatattttccttCAGTTAACTGTGTCAGAAGTCCAAGCACAATAACATCATCCACTTTACTTGAAGAACTTAGCAAAACTTCAACTTTACGAAGCTGAAATCGATTCTCACTTTCCATTGAGGGTAAAGAGTCTTTAgcaaacaatttatttcttgCAGTTCTCTGCCAAATGACCGtatatctatctattaaaaactgAGCTTTCCATTTAGGCTCTGCATACAAATTATTACTTGTAACATCTTTGATAAATTTCTTACGTTCATTGTCGTATGAAATTTTGGGCACATTAAATGCGTCGAttatattcaaaactgttTCAGTTTCTTCTAACCCAGAGGAACAACATTCTCTAA is a window encoding:
- the LOC123703297 gene encoding DNA polymerase epsilon subunit 2; translated protein: MAELKALRLEINNAFKLSGFTIRREASGYLVEQLSGLSNSERLKMIDKITAHLLHQCLSQPVLEKEHIEVAFRECCSSGLEETETVLNIIDAFNVPKISYDNERKKFIKDVTSNNLYAEPKWKAQFLIDRYTVIWQRTARNKLFAKDSLPSMESENRFQLRKVEVLLSSSSKVDDVIVLGLLTQLTEGKYYLEDPTGSVLLDMTQTRYHSGLFTENSFVLAEGYYDDKVLHVMGLVLPPSESRAASMPYFGNLNTFGGKSKSLLKNSQNLLKIEQENEDGMIIFLSDVWFDNLKVISKLKAMFSGFNDFPPIAIVFMGEFLSCPYGYEHSTQLKAALINLADVIYPFTKLRETCKFIFVPGRSDPIAPNILPRPALPNFVTKEICDKLGDSVIFTTNPCRIQYCTQEIVVLRQDLVTKMCRNAIHFPETGDIPDHLTKTLLSQCTLSPLSLGVQPVFWKHADALGLYPMPDVIVVGDNFQPYTRAYQNCQVVNPGSFPRTEYSFKVYVPASRTVEDSQIPNEDS
- the LOC123703193 gene encoding putative ferric-chelate reductase 1 homolog yields the protein MLPRKRNCNIIILTVLCLVRSSSQHGSGAPPGACIDQMPRHSGILPQSSVPPYAIMTSASQVRQGDSLNVTIGSPFGAPLPIGGFIVQARAIQNPEQIVGKFTSVPDQTTTRIINCRGDNDTVTHSTPEDKPPLTFVWQAPKDFLGGVEFKATVAQGYATFWRNVGSPLVEVVTPDTDLSPPTTQSTTPRNTPPPPLIMESKPKTTPPPLDVIYQGCADTKLCFGVPQNCIQTGNCKAILAIFVAGDTYTFEIQGTDNPKYVAAGLSADNKMGDDSAMECVRNDNGRINLFTSWTYPKEEPYVKRSDSPQEIVQLLESSTIDGKLYCKFRRDVVSVVKGQTFDLAKDTYNLMVLAGSSMKDSDRVGFHDLAYEATGAPLALATVGTAAPASKLLLKLHGAFMILAWLGSASLGIIVARYFRKTWVGKTLGGKDIWFAYHRILMVLTWVLTVAGFILIVIEVGTIATTGDNPHAITGLITVILCFLQPIGAYFRPHPGTSKRSYFNWGHWFLGNAAHILGIATIFFAVNLQKAELPSWSIFVMAAFVVFHVVMHVVLSLTVCVSEGRISNGRVNAFPMKDMLGPRHAAESGDAPFSGFRKHLLGVYAPIILLFAIAMICLVALAPITDTYSNMMGS